Proteins from a genomic interval of Medicago truncatula cultivar Jemalong A17 chromosome 3, MtrunA17r5.0-ANR, whole genome shotgun sequence:
- the LOC11409139 gene encoding WPP domain-interacting protein 1, producing the protein MDLGSESVEENEVNHDENGIKGCDEKSGFQFDGNFGVKPDQEGIVAELGSEEAVNSKGAPRKGVGLKKWKRIRRNVVRDHNSSADESGKVLKRGLSGSGNVNLSENLRGVKEKNDGSSSAFGNVVFSDGHAIRGSSTDSRYAVGSGFVVGTDSENSEDRSSKSSTAASEPKVRHEKGRGSRNTNSKNLVNSAQKVQQGKGWIESSAKPGGGGRVKFEKENSISSLDSDSRSNYKQAVFSTVTSNGKHSGNPHVYDGDNDGEANTNEHFTEEHEAGYGNENGEDEDLQENSAANQSWDAPEEKSENNQSTSAEDPLIESIRSLQAVQEALEEEVQKFREIDTEVVSPEDDSAKCSSASAGITAVDLGFHKSFLSSHSSADETNQSASSSLEFQISSLKQHVNLLESKLGELQGVLSSKDSRIVELETALSSGKFPKEESANTLGYKEVEYEIEDLFRQKVEAEVEYLAIAKVMQNLKVGADLQFTLLEEQEKLSENQAQVLNKIIDAESKASVLKNKAEELEKYCGDSLVIEESFLLQKRVCKVSFYLFLQFMMLILFFCFLVSQLSQNSGVVVPT; encoded by the exons ATGGATTTGGGAAGTGAATCGGTGGAAGAGAATGAAGTGAATCACGATGAAAATGGAATCAAGGGTTGTGATGAGAAATCAGGGTTTCAATTTGATGGAAATTTTGGTGTTAAACCAGATCAAGAAGGAATTGTAGCTGAATTGGGTAGTGAGGAAGCTGTGAATTCCAAAGGGGCACCAAGAAAGGGTGTTGGGTTGAAGAAATGGAAGAGAATTAGGAGGAATGTTGTTAGGGATCATAACTCGAGTGCGGATGAATCCGGTAAGGTTTTGAAGAGGGGTTTATCTGGGTCTGGGAATGTGAATTTGAGTGAAAATCTGCGTGGGGTTAAGGAAAAAAACGATGGGTCTTCGAGCGCGTTTGGGAATGTAGTGTTTTCTGATGGGCATGCGATCCGGGGTTCTAGTACGGATTCTAGATATGCAGTTGGATCTGGTTTTGTTGTTGGGACTGATTCTGAGAATAGTGAGGATCGGAGTAGTAAGTCTTCAACTGCAGCTAGTGAGCCGAAGGTGAGGCATGAGAAAGGCCGTGGTAGTAGGAATACGAATTCGAAGAATTTAGTGAACTCGGCTCAAAAGGTTCAGCAAGGAAAGGGATGGATTGAGAGCTCTGCGAAACCTGGAGGTGGTGGAAGAGTTAAGTTTGAGAAGGAAAATTCTATTTCCAGTTTGGATTCAGATTCGAGATCCAACTATAAGCAAGCTGTCTTTAGTACGGTTACTAGTAATGGAAAACATAGTGGTAACCCCCATGTTTATGATGGAGATAATGATGGTGAAGCTAATACTAATGAACATTTCACCGAGGAACATGAAGCTGGTTATGGCAACGAAAATGGTGAAGATGAAGATCTGCAGGAGAATTCTGCAGCAAATCAGTCTTGGGATGCTCCTGAAGAAAAAAGTGAGAACAACCAGTCTACAAGCGCTGAAGATCCTTTGATTGAGTCTATCAGGAGCCTTCAGGCCGTCCAGGAAGCACTTGAAGAAG AAGTCCAGAAATTCAGGGAGATTGATACTGAAGTTGTCTCACCAGAAGACGACTCAGCTAAGTGTAGCAGTGCATCTGCTGGAATCACTGCTGTTGATCTTGGATTTCATAAGTCATTCTTATCTAGTCATTCTAGTGCAGATGAAACCAATCAATCTGCTTCAAGTTCCTTGGAGTTTCAGATATCGAGTTTGAAACAACATGTAAACCTTTTGGAAAGCAAGCTGGGGGAGTTGCAAGGCGTGCTTTCTTCGAAGGATTCTAGGATAGTTGAACTTGAAACAGCCTTGAGTAGTGGTAAGTTTCCTAAAGAAGAATCTGCCAACACCCTAGGTTATAAAGAAGTAGAGTACGAGATCGAGGATCTTTTTAGGCAAAAGGTTGAAGCTGAGGTTGAATACCTAGCCATCGCTAAGGTGATGCAGAACTTGAAGGTTGGGGCAGATTTACAATTTACATTATTGGAAGAACAAGAGAAACTGTCCGAAAATCAAGCACAGGTTCTCAACAAGATCATAGATGCAGAGAGTAAGGCTTCAGTGCTGAAGAACAAAGCAGAAGAGTTGGAAAAATACTGTGGTGATAGTTTAGTAATTGAGGAATCTTTTTTGCTGCAGAAAAGAGTATGTAAGGTGTCATTTTATCTTTTCCTACAGTTCATGATGTTAatcttgttcttttgttttcttgtgtCACAGTTATCCCAAAATTCTGGGGTTGTTGTGCCCACTTAA
- the LOC11422989 gene encoding berberine bridge enzyme-like 22, whose protein sequence is MAYLAVFLILSLSISCASSTSVEKSFMQCILTIGSSFSESSENTLFINSSSILYPQVLESLKQNPRWVNSSSKPLLIMTPSHESEIQSAILCSKEIGVQIRVVSGGHDYEGLSYLCKTPFIMIDLINIRSIEINLADESAWIQAGATLGELYYKISKASKVHAFPAGICPSVGIGGHISGGGFGTLVRKHGLAADHVVDAHLIDVNGKILDRKSMGEDVFWAIRGGSATSFGIVLAWKIRLVRVPPTVTVFTIQKTLEQGGTKLLHRWQYIEDKLHEDLFIRIIAKNSGANSKTILTMFNSLFLGEKDNLIRIMNESFPELGLQEKDCIEMSWIQSVSYFAGFNKDDPIELLLNRIVTFKSPFKAKSDYVKEPIPETGLEGIWKMLLKEDTLALLIMEPYGGRLNEISESEIPFPHRKGNLFNIQYFVQWEVNSIEESNKHIKWMRMLYGYMTPYVSKSPRAAYYNYRDLDLGSNKHDNTSYSEASVWGIKYFKGNFKRLAQIKTKFDPQNFFRNEQSIPLLNSLP, encoded by the exons ATGGCTTATCTTGCAGTCTTTCTGATTCTATCTCTTTCAATCTCTTGTGCTTCTTCTACTTCAGTTGAGAAAAGTTTCATGCAGTGCATTTTAACCATAGGTAGTAGCTTTTCTGAATCCAGTGAAAACACATTGTTTATCAACTCATCCTCCATATTGTATCCACAAGTATTGGAATCATTGAAACAAAATCCAAGATGGGTGAACTCATCAAGCAAACCTCTTCTCATTATGACACCTTCTCATGAATCAGAAATTCAATCAGCCATACTATGCAGCAAAGAGATTGGTGTGCAGATTAGGGTTGTTAGTGGTGGCCATGATTATGAAGGACTATCTTATCTTTGTAAGACACCCTTTATCATGATTGATCTCATCAACATCCGTTCGATCGAAATTAATCTTGCCGATGAATCTGCTTGGATTCAGGCAGGTGCAACGTTAGGTGAACTATACTATAAAATCTCCAAAGCAAGTAAAGTTCATGCATTCCCTGCAG GTATATGTCCAAGTGTTGGAATAGGTGGTCACATCAGTGGAGGAGGATTTGGTACCTTGGTAAGGAAACATGGTTTAGCAGCAGATCATGTTGTTGATGCTCACCTTATAGATGTAAATGGGAAAATTCTTGATAGAAAATCAATGGGAGAAGATGTTTTTTGGGCTATTAGAGGAGGTAGTGCTACTAGTTTTGGAATCGTTCTTGCATGGAAGATAAGGTTGGTTAGAGTTCCACCTACTGTTACAGTGTTCACCATTCAAAAAACATTGGAACAAGGAGGAACCAAGCTCCTTCATAGGTGGCAGTACATAGAAGATAAATTGCATGAAGATCTCTTCATTAGAATAATTGCTAAAAACAGTGGTGCAAATTCAAAGACAATCCTAACAATGTTTAACTCTCTCTTccttggagaaaaagataacTTAATCAGAATAATGAATGAGAGTTTCCCTGAATTAGGGTTGCAAGAAAAAGATTGCATTGAAATGAGTTGGATTCAATCAGTTTCGTATTTTGCAGGATTCAACAAAGATGACCCTATAGAACTCTTGCTGAACAGAATTGTAACCTTCAAAAGCCCATTCAAAGCGAAATCCGATTATGTAAAAGAGCCTATACCAGAAACTGGTTTAGAAGGTATTTGGAAAATGCTTCTAAAAGAAGACACATTAGCACTACTTATAATGGAACCTTATGGTGGAAGACTGAATGAAATTTCAGAATCTGAAATCCCTTTTCCACATAGAAAAGGAAACTTGTTCAACATACAATACTTTGTCCAGTGGGAAGTGAATAGTATTGAAGAATCCAACAAGCATATAAAGTGGATGAGAATGCTTTATGGATACATGACTCCTTATGTTTCAAAGTCTCCAAGAGCTGCATATTACAACTATAGGGATCTTGATTTAGGTAGCAACAAGCATGACAACACAAGCTACTCAGAAGCAAGTGTTTGGGGCATCAAGTACTTTAAGGGAAACTTTAAGCGTTTGGCACAAATTAAGACAAAATTTGATCCCCAAAACTTTTTCAGGAATGAGCAGAGCATTCCTCTTCTGAATTCCCTCCCCtga